Proteins from one Thermococcus sp. M36 genomic window:
- a CDS encoding PUA domain-containing protein: MVEGLRYRRASSWEYDLILREAEKYGELRHHFFAVVEGRFRDVYAVNESLWREIEGMGVKPYAYGTFVGTIKVDKNLVEKFYPNVEFFYFVDVSKNYAILSPKAGFLFTTGKDVPRSGVRRYSWQGTKKLVIYDENGVILGIGRINPESRKKFILNVTDVGEFLRRRR, translated from the coding sequence ATGGTGGAGGGACTCAGATACCGGCGCGCTTCGTCGTGGGAGTACGATTTGATCCTGCGCGAGGCCGAGAAGTACGGCGAGCTTAGGCATCATTTCTTTGCCGTGGTGGAAGGTCGCTTTAGGGACGTTTATGCCGTGAACGAGAGCCTCTGGAGGGAGATCGAGGGGATGGGGGTTAAGCCCTACGCCTACGGAACCTTCGTCGGCACGATAAAGGTGGATAAAAACCTGGTCGAGAAGTTCTATCCCAACGTGGAGTTCTTCTACTTCGTTGATGTCAGTAAAAACTACGCGATTCTCAGTCCAAAGGCGGGCTTCCTCTTCACGACAGGCAAGGACGTGCCAAGGAGCGGCGTGCGGAGATACAGCTGGCAGGGGACGAAGAAACTGGTGATTTATGACGAGAACGGCGTTATCCTCGGCATAGGGAGGATAAACCCGGAGAGCAGGAAGAAGTTCATCCTGAACGTTACCGACGTGGGGGAGTTCCTGAGGAGGAGGCGCTGA
- a CDS encoding Nif3-like dinuclear metal center hexameric protein, producing MNRDDLVAFLNEYLNILAYPDKSSNGLQVEGKEEVERVAFAVDTTLKTIRRAAKGGADMLIVHHGMIWGGLGYITGVHYRRLKAIMDAGMNLYAAHLPLDAHPEIGNNVELLRLLDLEPKGPLGEYKGIPVGFWGEFEEPQPIEKVAQVIAEKLDTTVKTYEFEKRKIKTVGAVSGAGAFALEEAWKKGIDLLITGEFTHADYLTALDLPQSVLVAGHYKTETLGVKALMGLLKEKFGLDVFFIDEPTGL from the coding sequence ATGAACCGCGATGACCTCGTTGCTTTCCTCAACGAGTACCTCAACATCCTCGCCTATCCCGACAAGTCCAGCAACGGCCTCCAGGTGGAGGGAAAGGAAGAAGTTGAGAGGGTGGCCTTTGCCGTGGATACGACGCTGAAGACCATAAGGCGCGCCGCCAAAGGCGGAGCCGACATGCTGATAGTCCACCACGGCATGATATGGGGCGGTCTGGGCTACATCACCGGGGTGCACTACAGACGCCTGAAAGCCATCATGGACGCTGGTATGAACCTCTACGCCGCCCACCTGCCCCTGGATGCGCACCCGGAGATCGGCAACAACGTTGAACTGCTCAGGCTCCTCGATCTGGAGCCGAAGGGCCCCCTCGGCGAGTACAAAGGCATCCCCGTCGGCTTCTGGGGTGAGTTCGAGGAGCCGCAACCGATAGAGAAGGTCGCCCAGGTAATAGCCGAAAAGCTTGATACAACCGTTAAAACCTATGAGTTCGAAAAAAGGAAGATTAAGACCGTTGGAGCCGTCAGCGGGGCCGGAGCCTTCGCCCTGGAGGAGGCCTGGAAGAAGGGAATAGACCTCCTCATAACCGGCGAGTTCACCCACGCGGACTACCTAACCGCCCTCGACCTGCCGCAGAGTGTTCTGGTTGCGGGCCACTATAAGACGGAGACGCTGGGAGTAAAAGCCCTGATGGGGCTTTTGAAGGAGAAGTTCGGGCTGGACGTTTTCTTTATAGACGAGCCAACCGGGCTCTGA
- a CDS encoding MarC family protein: MSEVLSILSSALFMLIMIDPSDKILLVSLLREDFHIEDIRTLIVRANLIGFLLLFLFAVSGQIILQQIFHIDINALRVAGGFVLFKIGLEALESGGMLTLKREKNILALAAVPVATPLIAGPAAITTAITLTAEKGLYHAAAAIFLAIIFTALTMFITLYVIKNVSKTTLGVFIRIIGMFTMAIGAQMMVQGVVGIYLLMTSAA; encoded by the coding sequence ATGAGTGAGGTGCTCTCGATACTCAGTTCGGCGCTCTTCATGCTCATCATGATAGACCCGAGCGACAAGATACTCCTGGTCAGCCTCCTCCGCGAGGACTTCCACATAGAGGACATAAGAACCCTCATCGTGAGGGCGAATCTAATAGGCTTCCTCCTGCTGTTCCTCTTCGCGGTTTCCGGGCAGATAATCCTTCAGCAAATTTTCCACATCGACATAAACGCCCTACGCGTTGCCGGCGGCTTCGTGCTCTTCAAGATCGGTTTGGAGGCCCTTGAGAGCGGCGGAATGCTCACCCTCAAGAGGGAGAAAAACATCCTGGCTCTGGCGGCCGTTCCGGTCGCGACACCCCTAATAGCCGGCCCGGCAGCAATAACCACCGCGATAACCCTAACCGCTGAGAAGGGCCTCTACCACGCGGCCGCGGCGATATTCTTGGCCATAATCTTTACGGCACTCACAATGTTCATAACCCTCTACGTCATCAAGAACGTCAGCAAGACGACCCTTGGTGTCTTCATAAGGATAATCGGTATGTTCACGATGGCGATTGGAGCACAGATGATGGTGCAGGGCGTCGTTGGAATATACCTGCTCATGACGTCCGCGGCTTAG
- a CDS encoding YkgJ family cysteine cluster protein, which translates to MRFEPRPFTEPVPFRCEFCLDCCRGRHVYLTLRDIERIAETGHDPQEFVTFSIEGDKIRFVLAVREWDLGCVFHDPETGKCRIHNANPIICRIYPFMVSRKPLGVEGEKPFHHGGQTLWLYYDESCPGINAEEPETTITPEEIAQLGLKFEREFERTDMAGFAELLDELER; encoded by the coding sequence ATGAGATTCGAACCGAGACCCTTCACGGAACCGGTGCCCTTCAGGTGTGAGTTCTGCCTCGACTGCTGCCGTGGGAGGCACGTATATCTGACGCTGAGGGACATAGAGAGAATCGCAGAGACCGGCCACGACCCCCAGGAGTTCGTGACATTCTCCATAGAGGGGGATAAAATCCGCTTCGTCCTGGCGGTGAGGGAGTGGGATCTGGGCTGCGTCTTTCATGACCCTGAAACGGGAAAATGCCGGATTCACAATGCGAATCCGATAATCTGCAGGATTTATCCATTCATGGTCTCCCGCAAGCCCCTCGGCGTTGAAGGCGAAAAGCCGTTCCACCACGGGGGACAGACACTGTGGCTCTACTACGACGAGAGCTGCCCGGGAATAAACGCGGAAGAGCCGGAAACGACCATAACCCCGGAGGAAATAGCCCAGCTGGGCCTCAAGTTCGAGAGGGAGTTCGAGAGGACGGACATGGCAGGATTTGCTGAGCTGCTCGATGAACTCGAAAGGTAA
- the alaS gene encoding alanine--tRNA ligase gives MSMDMTTEMFKEEGWIRKTCKVCGKPFWTLDPDRETCGDPPCDEYSFIGKPGIPKKYTLEEMREAFLGFFERHGHGRVKRFPVLPRWRDDVLLVGASIMDFQPWVISGEADPPANPLTISQPSIRFTDIDNVGITGRHFTIFEMMAHHAFNYPGKPIYWMDETVELAFEFFTKELGMKAEDITFKENPWAGGGNAGPAFEVLYRGLEVATLVFMQYKKAPENADPSQVVEIKGDRYVPMETRVVDTGYGLERLVWMSQGTPTAYDAVLGYVVEPLKKLAGIEKIDERILMENSRLAGMFDIEDMGDLKVLRQEVAKRVGISVEELERAVRPYELIYAIADHTKALTFMLADGVIPSNVKAGYLARLLIRKSIRHLRELGLEMPLAEIIAMHIKELSPTFPEFKEMEDVILDIINVEEKRYRETLKRGSDLVRREIAKLKKAGKEEIPLERLILFYESHGLTPEIVAEVAEKEGVKVEIPDNFYTLVAKEAEKQEKKAAAEYVVDFELVKNLPDTRTLYYEDPFMKEFDAKVLKVIEDWVVLDATAFYPEGGGQPYDTGVLTAGDEEVRVTNVQKVGKVILHKVEKPEAFKEGMTVHGRLDWDRRIQHMRHHTGTHVLMGALVRVLGKHVWQAGSQLSTDWARLDISHYKRISEEELREIERLANRVVMENRPVRWEWLPRTEAEMKYGFRLYQGGVVPGRVIRVLRIEDWDVQACGGTHLPNTGLIGPIKILRTERIQDGVERIIFAAGEAAINWMQETERILKRTSEVFRVPPEKVPETAERFFNEWKAAKKEVEKLRKELAKLLVYELESEVEKVGEVEFIGAIVEGTMDDLREAANKLRKEKRVVILISREGHFVVAVGNGLDLKAGELAKVITSVAGGGGGGRKELAQGRIKNPLKAEEAIAEVKKRLG, from the coding sequence ATGAGCATGGACATGACCACTGAGATGTTTAAAGAAGAGGGGTGGATAAGGAAGACGTGTAAAGTGTGCGGCAAGCCCTTCTGGACGCTCGATCCGGACAGGGAGACCTGCGGCGACCCGCCGTGCGACGAGTACTCTTTCATCGGAAAGCCAGGCATACCTAAGAAGTACACCCTCGAAGAGATGCGCGAGGCCTTCCTTGGGTTCTTCGAGAGGCACGGCCACGGGAGGGTAAAGCGCTTCCCTGTTCTGCCGCGCTGGAGAGACGACGTCCTCCTCGTGGGAGCAAGCATAATGGACTTCCAGCCGTGGGTCATAAGCGGCGAGGCCGACCCGCCGGCGAACCCGCTCACCATAAGCCAGCCGTCAATAAGGTTCACCGACATAGACAACGTCGGAATCACCGGCAGGCACTTCACGATATTCGAGATGATGGCCCACCACGCCTTCAACTACCCCGGCAAGCCGATATACTGGATGGACGAGACGGTTGAGCTCGCTTTCGAGTTCTTCACCAAAGAGCTGGGCATGAAGGCCGAGGACATAACCTTCAAGGAGAACCCCTGGGCTGGCGGCGGAAACGCCGGACCTGCCTTCGAGGTGCTCTACCGCGGTCTGGAGGTTGCAACCCTCGTTTTCATGCAGTACAAGAAGGCTCCGGAAAACGCCGACCCGAGCCAGGTCGTCGAGATAAAGGGCGACCGCTACGTGCCGATGGAGACGAGAGTAGTTGACACCGGCTACGGCCTTGAGAGGCTCGTCTGGATGAGCCAGGGGACCCCGACGGCCTATGATGCGGTTCTCGGCTACGTTGTCGAGCCTCTCAAGAAGCTCGCTGGAATAGAGAAGATAGACGAGCGCATCCTCATGGAGAACTCCCGCCTTGCCGGAATGTTCGACATCGAGGACATGGGAGACCTTAAGGTTCTCCGTCAGGAGGTGGCTAAGCGCGTCGGCATAAGCGTCGAGGAGCTTGAAAGGGCCGTTAGGCCGTATGAGCTCATCTACGCGATAGCCGACCACACGAAAGCTTTAACCTTCATGCTCGCCGACGGTGTAATCCCCTCCAACGTTAAAGCCGGCTATTTGGCCAGGCTCCTCATAAGGAAGAGCATAAGGCACCTCCGCGAGCTTGGGCTTGAGATGCCGCTCGCTGAGATCATTGCCATGCACATAAAGGAGCTCTCCCCGACCTTCCCGGAGTTCAAGGAGATGGAAGATGTAATCCTCGACATAATCAATGTCGAGGAAAAGCGCTACCGTGAGACCCTCAAGCGCGGCAGCGACCTCGTCAGGCGTGAGATAGCGAAGCTCAAGAAGGCAGGAAAGGAGGAGATACCGCTCGAAAGGCTCATACTCTTCTACGAGAGCCACGGGCTTACCCCGGAGATAGTCGCCGAGGTCGCCGAAAAGGAGGGTGTAAAGGTCGAGATTCCGGACAACTTCTACACCCTAGTCGCGAAGGAGGCGGAGAAGCAGGAGAAGAAGGCGGCCGCCGAGTACGTCGTCGACTTCGAGCTCGTCAAGAATTTACCTGATACAAGGACGCTCTACTACGAGGATCCCTTCATGAAGGAGTTCGATGCCAAGGTGCTCAAGGTCATTGAGGACTGGGTCGTTCTGGATGCCACCGCATTCTACCCCGAGGGTGGAGGCCAGCCCTACGACACCGGTGTGCTCACCGCTGGGGACGAAGAAGTGAGGGTAACCAACGTCCAGAAGGTCGGAAAGGTAATCCTCCACAAGGTGGAGAAGCCCGAGGCCTTCAAGGAGGGCATGACCGTCCACGGAAGGCTTGACTGGGATCGGAGGATCCAGCACATGCGCCACCACACCGGAACCCATGTGCTTATGGGCGCCCTCGTCAGGGTTCTCGGAAAGCACGTCTGGCAAGCTGGAAGCCAGCTCAGCACCGACTGGGCCCGCTTGGATATCTCCCACTACAAACGCATAAGTGAGGAGGAACTCAGGGAGATAGAGAGGCTCGCCAACAGGGTTGTGATGGAGAACAGGCCCGTCAGGTGGGAGTGGCTCCCGAGGACTGAAGCCGAGATGAAGTATGGCTTCCGCCTCTACCAGGGTGGAGTCGTTCCGGGAAGGGTCATCAGGGTGCTCAGGATAGAGGACTGGGACGTCCAGGCCTGTGGTGGAACCCACCTGCCGAACACCGGCCTAATAGGCCCAATAAAGATCCTGAGAACCGAGAGGATACAAGACGGCGTTGAACGCATAATCTTCGCCGCTGGAGAGGCGGCAATCAACTGGATGCAGGAGACCGAGAGGATACTGAAGAGGACGAGCGAGGTCTTCCGCGTCCCGCCGGAGAAGGTGCCCGAAACAGCTGAGAGGTTCTTCAATGAGTGGAAGGCGGCAAAGAAGGAGGTCGAGAAGCTGAGGAAGGAGCTGGCGAAGCTCCTCGTCTACGAGCTCGAGAGCGAGGTCGAGAAGGTCGGTGAGGTTGAGTTCATCGGGGCGATAGTCGAGGGCACCATGGACGACCTCCGCGAGGCAGCCAACAAGCTCAGGAAGGAGAAGCGCGTTGTGATTCTCATCAGCAGGGAAGGCCACTTCGTCGTCGCCGTCGGAAACGGCCTCGACCTCAAGGCCGGCGAGCTGGCGAAGGTGATAACGAGCGTTGCAGGCGGCGGTGGCGGCGGAAGGAAGGAGCTCGCCCAGGGCAGGATAAAGAACCCGCTCAAGGCTGAGGAAGCTATAGCCGAGGTGAAGAAGCGCCTCGGCTGA
- a CDS encoding cation:proton antiporter — translation MDVFLELALILVVAKLFGYLTVRLGFPAALGQLIGGILIGPSLLGLVSYDEGVKLVAELGVVMLLFLAGLETDIEEFKNVGVSALIVALLGVMIPFVLGYIAALAWGYSNIQALFMGGILTATSVGLTTSILMEMKKLRTRVGTTILAAAVVDDVLGIIILTVLVAINTKGSVYPGDVFLILGEVVLFFFLGLLLGSPAVKEALRASERINLPETITAFAIAIMLFFAYIAEQFQLAGITGAYLAGLLVAGSAEAREITGKTLTIGYSLFIPVFLVSIGVETDVHVLTHIGLFAVVYALIAIVSKMAGCGIGGIVMKFRPIEALQIGVGMVPRMEVALIMANIALREGVFDRGLFSIPVSMVIITTLVTPFLLKWAFSRE, via the coding sequence ATGGACGTCTTCCTGGAGCTGGCGTTAATCCTAGTGGTTGCGAAGCTGTTCGGTTATCTCACGGTTCGCCTCGGCTTTCCAGCGGCGCTCGGTCAGCTCATAGGCGGCATTCTCATCGGTCCATCGCTTCTCGGCCTGGTGTCATACGATGAGGGCGTTAAGCTGGTTGCCGAGCTCGGTGTCGTGATGCTGCTCTTTCTTGCCGGCCTTGAGACCGACATAGAGGAGTTCAAGAACGTTGGGGTCTCGGCACTTATAGTCGCGCTCCTTGGGGTCATGATACCCTTTGTTCTCGGCTACATAGCGGCCCTTGCGTGGGGCTATTCAAACATCCAGGCGCTCTTCATGGGGGGCATCCTGACCGCCACCAGCGTCGGGCTCACCACGAGCATCCTCATGGAGATGAAGAAGCTCCGCACGAGGGTGGGTACGACGATTTTGGCCGCAGCGGTCGTCGACGACGTCCTCGGCATCATAATCCTTACTGTCCTTGTCGCTATAAACACCAAGGGGAGCGTCTATCCGGGCGATGTCTTCCTGATTCTGGGAGAGGTGGTTCTTTTCTTCTTTCTTGGCCTTCTGCTCGGCAGTCCTGCGGTGAAGGAGGCCCTCCGCGCGTCGGAGAGGATAAACCTTCCCGAGACCATAACGGCCTTTGCGATAGCCATAATGCTCTTCTTTGCCTACATAGCCGAGCAGTTCCAGCTCGCAGGGATAACAGGGGCCTACCTGGCCGGACTTCTGGTGGCAGGCAGTGCGGAGGCCAGGGAAATTACTGGCAAGACCCTTACCATAGGCTACTCCCTTTTCATCCCGGTGTTCCTGGTGAGCATAGGCGTCGAGACGGACGTACACGTGCTGACACACATAGGTCTCTTCGCCGTCGTCTACGCCCTCATCGCAATAGTGAGCAAAATGGCCGGCTGTGGAATCGGCGGTATCGTGATGAAGTTCCGGCCTATTGAGGCGCTCCAGATAGGCGTTGGCATGGTTCCCAGGATGGAGGTCGCCCTGATAATGGCCAACATAGCCCTCAGAGAGGGGGTCTTTGACAGAGGGCTTTTCTCCATCCCGGTCAGCATGGTCATAATAACAACCCTCGTGACGCCCTTCCTCTTAAAGTGGGCGTTCTCAAGGGAGTAG
- a CDS encoding cation:proton antiporter → MEILVLIALMLATAKLVGYLFERFGQPVVLGQIFGGLLIGIFFDTNPVIGQFANLGVLLLLFIAGLESELEEFKRVGKQSVVVAGLGVLVAFLFGFSVAYFFVPLHEAVLYGAMMTPTSVSITVKVLMELRKLNTREGTTILAAAVVDDVLGILILTVAISMIRGGGVNYGTLAEVVISVSLLLFFFLFFGPKLADRVFRFISRIDLPEAETAFALVFLIAFAYLAEHLNLASILGAYLTGLALGQSAKKKSVLDHMNVLGYSLFIPLFFVEIGMRIELGYIIHAGLFAVLYTIAAILSKVLGCGLGSRLAGFDWESSFKIGVGMIPRLGVELAMLAVAMASGLIGPDALTVAILMVFVTTVITPPLLKFAFSKV, encoded by the coding sequence ATGGAGATACTGGTCCTCATTGCCCTGATGCTCGCAACGGCGAAGCTGGTTGGGTACCTCTTCGAGAGGTTCGGCCAACCGGTCGTCCTGGGCCAGATATTCGGGGGACTCCTGATAGGCATCTTCTTCGACACCAACCCTGTTATTGGCCAGTTCGCCAACCTCGGAGTCCTGCTCCTCCTCTTCATAGCGGGCCTTGAGAGCGAGCTCGAGGAGTTCAAACGCGTTGGGAAGCAGAGTGTCGTGGTTGCCGGTCTGGGCGTTCTCGTGGCCTTCCTCTTCGGCTTCTCCGTCGCCTACTTCTTCGTACCGCTTCACGAGGCCGTTCTCTACGGTGCCATGATGACTCCGACGAGCGTCAGCATAACGGTCAAGGTGCTCATGGAGCTGAGAAAGCTCAACACCCGCGAGGGAACCACGATCCTGGCCGCAGCCGTTGTGGACGATGTCCTCGGAATCCTGATCCTCACGGTAGCCATATCGATGATACGGGGCGGTGGAGTCAACTATGGAACCCTCGCGGAGGTTGTCATCTCGGTCTCCCTCCTGCTCTTCTTTTTCCTGTTCTTCGGCCCGAAGCTCGCGGACAGGGTCTTCAGGTTCATCTCCAGGATAGACCTCCCCGAGGCAGAGACTGCATTCGCCCTGGTCTTCCTCATAGCCTTCGCATACCTCGCGGAGCACCTCAACCTTGCCTCGATCCTCGGGGCCTATCTGACGGGCCTCGCCCTAGGCCAGAGCGCCAAGAAAAAGTCCGTACTCGACCACATGAACGTCCTCGGCTACTCCCTTTTCATCCCGCTCTTCTTCGTTGAGATTGGGATGAGGATAGAGCTGGGCTACATAATCCATGCCGGCCTCTTCGCTGTCCTTTACACCATCGCGGCGATTCTCAGCAAAGTCTTAGGCTGCGGCCTCGGTTCAAGGCTTGCCGGCTTCGACTGGGAGTCCTCATTCAAGATTGGCGTAGGCATGATACCCAGGCTTGGTGTCGAGCTGGCCATGCTTGCCGTGGCGATGGCGAGTGGCTTAATCGGGCCGGACGCTCTCACAGTGGCGATCCTCATGGTCTTCGTCACAACGGTGATAACGCCGCCGCTCCTGAAGTTCGCCTTCTCAAAAGTTTAG
- a CDS encoding tRNA uridine(34) 5-carboxymethylaminomethyl modification radical SAM/GNAT enzyme Elp3 gives MGDSEFEKAVKELARAVMNGEIKNREELNRWKIKVSRKYHLSKIPGNSDILKAIPEERREEFRDLLKRKPTRTISGVAIVAMMTKPFPCPHGRCIYCPGGPSAGSPQSYTGKEPSALRAVQSAYHPYIIMMRRLKQLTDIGHDVDKVEVIIQGGTFPAVDLDYQEWFVKCAFKAMNDFPHFKEIENLEEKLVRLIVHKDESVFNEDPAFREAWQKTHAKPYYYLEDEQRKNERARVRMVGLTIETRPDWAFERHIDRMLKLGTTRVELGVQTIFNFIHERTKRGHGVEEIVRATQLLRDAGLKINYHIMPGLPGSNFERDLYTFRAIFEDARFRPDMLKIYPTLVTADAPLYRWWKESKYRPYRTEEAVELLVEAYKLFPKWVRVMRIQRDIPVQLIVDGVKHSNLGQLVFNELIKRGIRPREIRFREVGHMMEKFGVQPEIEHIKLLREDYEAAGGREIFLSFEDVKNDILIGFLRLRIPSEKAHRKEINCCPSAIVRELHIYGPLVPIGGKPKYEWQHRGYGRELLAEAERIAREEFDVKKMLVISGVGVRNYYRKFGYRKNGPYVAKRLDRGYADYRESKEFDAHLNT, from the coding sequence ATGGGGGATAGTGAGTTTGAGAAAGCGGTTAAGGAGCTCGCGAGGGCTGTCATGAACGGTGAGATTAAGAACCGGGAGGAGCTCAACCGCTGGAAGATTAAGGTTTCGCGGAAGTATCATCTCTCAAAGATTCCGGGTAATTCTGATATCCTTAAAGCCATCCCCGAGGAGAGGCGCGAGGAGTTTAGGGATCTGCTGAAGAGAAAGCCGACGAGAACGATAAGCGGCGTCGCGATAGTTGCCATGATGACCAAGCCCTTTCCCTGCCCCCACGGGCGCTGCATCTACTGCCCCGGCGGGCCGAGCGCTGGCTCACCCCAGAGCTACACGGGAAAGGAGCCTTCCGCCCTGAGAGCCGTCCAGAGCGCCTACCATCCGTACATTATCATGATGCGTCGCCTTAAGCAGCTCACTGACATAGGCCACGACGTGGATAAGGTCGAGGTCATAATCCAGGGTGGAACTTTTCCCGCGGTTGATCTGGATTACCAGGAGTGGTTCGTCAAGTGTGCCTTCAAAGCAATGAACGACTTCCCCCATTTTAAGGAGATAGAAAACCTTGAGGAGAAGCTCGTCAGGCTGATAGTTCACAAAGACGAGTCCGTCTTTAATGAAGACCCCGCCTTTAGAGAGGCGTGGCAGAAAACACACGCAAAGCCCTACTACTACCTTGAAGACGAGCAGAGGAAGAACGAGAGGGCCAGAGTGAGGATGGTAGGCCTTACTATCGAAACGCGCCCCGACTGGGCCTTTGAGAGGCATATAGACAGAATGCTGAAGCTCGGAACGACACGCGTTGAGCTCGGCGTCCAGACGATATTCAACTTCATCCACGAGAGAACCAAGCGCGGGCACGGCGTTGAGGAGATAGTCAGAGCAACCCAGCTCCTCCGCGATGCCGGTCTCAAAATCAACTACCACATAATGCCGGGCCTTCCGGGAAGCAACTTCGAGCGCGACCTCTACACCTTCAGGGCGATTTTCGAGGACGCCCGCTTTAGGCCTGACATGCTGAAGATATATCCCACGCTCGTTACCGCCGATGCCCCCCTCTACCGCTGGTGGAAGGAGAGCAAATACAGACCCTACCGGACGGAGGAAGCGGTGGAGCTTCTAGTTGAGGCATACAAGCTTTTCCCGAAGTGGGTTAGGGTGATGAGAATCCAGCGCGATATTCCCGTTCAGCTCATCGTTGATGGCGTCAAGCACTCCAACCTCGGCCAGCTCGTCTTCAATGAGCTGATTAAGCGCGGCATAAGACCGAGGGAGATTCGCTTTAGGGAAGTTGGCCACATGATGGAGAAGTTCGGGGTTCAGCCCGAAATCGAGCACATCAAACTGCTCCGTGAGGACTACGAGGCAGCGGGAGGAAGAGAAATCTTCCTCAGCTTTGAGGACGTCAAAAACGACATTCTTATTGGCTTCCTCCGCCTCAGAATTCCAAGCGAGAAGGCCCACAGGAAGGAGATAAACTGCTGTCCTTCAGCCATAGTCAGGGAGCTCCACATTTACGGCCCGCTCGTGCCGATAGGCGGAAAGCCGAAGTACGAGTGGCAGCACAGGGGATACGGAAGGGAGCTCCTCGCCGAGGCCGAGAGGATAGCTCGCGAGGAGTTCGACGTCAAAAAGATGCTCGTGATCAGCGGCGTGGGAGTCAGGAACTACTACCGGAAGTTCGGCTATCGGAAGAACGGGCCCTACGTCGCCAAGAGGCTCGATAGGGGTTACGCTGACTACAGGGAGAGTAAAGAGTTTGACGCCCACCTGAACACCTGA
- the hisS gene encoding histidine--tRNA ligase, translating to MKVRLERVKGTRDLLPEEMAKRRWVFERIREVFERYNFHEVLTPTFEYTALFQLRSGEEVVEQLYAFDDKGGRNISLRPDMTSSVARLFVNSFQNAPKPIKWYYMANMFRYEEPQSGRYREFWQAGVELLGSDKVEADAEVIALFVESYLATGLEDFTVNIGDRVLLDEFARMLGVEDDVGLMRLIDKKDKMSREDFIAALGDFGLDDEGIEKVLSLIEIKGEPDEVLPKAEELFTSEEAKAEIKRLYELVDLLDAYGVSEWVRIDLGIARGFDYYTSIVFEAIAPNDLGIGSIGGGGRYDNLIEVFGGKPTPATGFAIGIERLIPILEWKGLIPEPKLRPDVYVIPIGKEPELKKAAIEIASSLRRAGVKADYELTGRKLRKALDYAGRLGVPYVVLVGKKDLAEGKVTIRDMESGEQRTMEKEKVVEVLAGMLRG from the coding sequence ATGAAAGTTAGGCTTGAGAGGGTCAAAGGAACGCGAGATTTGCTCCCCGAGGAAATGGCCAAGAGGAGATGGGTATTTGAGAGAATACGCGAGGTCTTCGAACGCTATAACTTTCATGAAGTGCTCACGCCGACCTTTGAGTATACCGCCCTCTTCCAGCTGAGGAGCGGCGAGGAGGTCGTCGAACAGCTCTACGCCTTCGACGACAAGGGCGGCAGAAACATCTCGCTTCGTCCGGACATGACTTCGAGCGTTGCCCGTCTCTTTGTCAACTCCTTCCAGAACGCGCCCAAGCCGATAAAGTGGTACTACATGGCCAACATGTTTAGGTATGAAGAACCGCAGAGCGGCCGCTATAGGGAATTCTGGCAAGCAGGCGTTGAGCTTCTCGGAAGCGACAAGGTGGAGGCCGATGCGGAGGTCATAGCCCTCTTCGTTGAGAGCTATCTCGCCACCGGCCTTGAGGACTTCACGGTCAACATTGGAGACAGGGTTCTTCTCGATGAGTTCGCCAGGATGCTCGGCGTTGAGGACGACGTTGGGCTCATGAGGCTTATAGACAAGAAGGACAAGATGAGCCGCGAGGACTTCATCGCTGCTCTGGGGGATTTTGGGCTTGACGATGAGGGAATTGAGAAGGTTCTCTCGCTGATCGAGATTAAGGGGGAGCCGGACGAGGTTCTTCCAAAGGCGGAGGAACTCTTTACGAGTGAAGAGGCAAAGGCAGAAATCAAAAGGCTCTACGAGCTGGTTGACCTTCTCGACGCCTACGGCGTTTCGGAGTGGGTAAGGATAGACCTCGGCATAGCGCGGGGCTTTGACTACTACACGAGCATAGTCTTCGAGGCCATAGCGCCCAATGACCTCGGTATAGGCTCGATAGGCGGCGGCGGTCGCTACGACAACCTCATCGAGGTCTTCGGAGGTAAGCCAACTCCGGCGACGGGCTTCGCCATAGGTATTGAGAGGCTGATTCCGATCCTTGAGTGGAAGGGCCTCATTCCGGAGCCCAAGCTAAGGCCCGATGTCTACGTGATTCCGATTGGAAAGGAGCCGGAGCTCAAAAAGGCTGCCATCGAGATAGCCTCCTCCCTCAGAAGGGCTGGAGTTAAGGCCGACTACGAGCTGACCGGAAGGAAGCTGAGGAAGGCTTTGGACTACGCCGGAAGGCTGGGCGTCCCCTACGTCGTCCTCGTCGGCAAGAAGGACCTCGCGGAGGGCAAAGTAACAATAAGGGACATGGAGAGCGGTGAGCAAAGGACAATGGAAAAGGAAAAGGTTGTAGAGGTCCTCGCCGGGATGTTGAGGGGTTGA